One segment of Agromyces albus DNA contains the following:
- a CDS encoding helix-turn-helix domain-containing protein has translation MEASGRTQTEVAEYLGVRKSAVSQVMNGSGNVTLDTLAEYLSAMGYEADITAVEQGETLRSMRERRSPRIAAITLRDHDRRSGTNIAVWESRSATKSKELAEPVLWAPLVHEELHNVWTTEIAR, from the coding sequence ATGGAGGCATCGGGGCGGACCCAAACCGAAGTTGCAGAGTACCTGGGTGTCCGTAAGTCGGCAGTGTCCCAGGTGATGAATGGGTCTGGAAACGTGACGCTCGATACGCTAGCTGAGTACTTGTCGGCCATGGGCTACGAGGCTGATATCACAGCCGTGGAACAAGGGGAAACTCTGCGGTCGATGCGAGAGCGACGATCGCCGCGGATCGCTGCTATCACGCTTCGCGACCACGACCGGCGCTCCGGAACAAACATCGCTGTGTGGGAGTCACGTTCGGCTACCAAGAGTAAGGAACTGGCTGAGCCAGTGCTGTGGGCTCCTCTAGTTCACGAAGAGCTGCACAACGTGTGGACCACAGAAATAGCTCGATGA
- a CDS encoding alpha/beta fold hydrolase, producing MPTYQASDGAVLHYDERGTGRPLVAIAGGAARDPIYLGDLGGIGEGRRLIVPHLRGVGSSAAPTDPAVGSWWNQASDLEALRIHLGEDHLDVIAHSAGTRLATSYAARYGDRVSRMMLVTPPSQHLVDVASDVVEIARRRSADAAFEAAVAQLQAGPPLTNETEFNEWQRATAPAGYAHWGDDAKRHSHLGSWDLRAATSFFSVAPPADFVDRLRQCTASVLVIAGADDALTGLAPVVALSSLFQNGKVEVLADCGHYPWIEQPERFTAAVVEFLREPF from the coding sequence ATGCCCACGTATCAGGCTTCAGACGGTGCAGTCTTGCATTACGACGAGCGAGGAACCGGACGACCGCTCGTCGCGATTGCCGGCGGGGCAGCGCGGGATCCGATCTACCTTGGGGATCTTGGCGGTATCGGTGAAGGTCGCCGCCTGATCGTGCCGCACCTTCGTGGCGTCGGTTCCTCGGCAGCTCCGACCGATCCAGCAGTGGGGTCGTGGTGGAATCAGGCTTCCGATCTGGAGGCCCTCAGGATCCACCTCGGTGAAGATCACCTTGACGTCATCGCGCACTCGGCAGGCACTCGCTTGGCAACGTCATACGCCGCACGTTATGGCGACCGAGTCAGTCGGATGATGTTGGTCACGCCGCCTTCACAACATCTTGTCGATGTCGCCTCAGACGTTGTCGAGATCGCTCGCCGGCGCAGTGCCGACGCCGCGTTCGAAGCGGCCGTGGCGCAGCTTCAGGCAGGACCGCCGCTGACCAACGAAACCGAGTTCAATGAATGGCAGAGAGCGACCGCACCGGCGGGATACGCGCACTGGGGAGACGATGCAAAGCGCCACTCCCATCTGGGTTCGTGGGACCTTCGTGCAGCAACCTCATTCTTCTCCGTTGCACCGCCTGCGGACTTTGTCGATCGGCTACGACAGTGCACGGCCAGCGTGCTCGTGATAGCAGGTGCAGACGACGCTCTTACCGGGTTGGCGCCTGTCGTTGCGCTCTCCTCTCTGTTCCAAAATGGCAAGGTCGAGGTCCTCGCTGATTGTGGCCACTACCCCTGGATCGAACAGCCAGAGCGGTTCACCGCAGCCGTCGTCGAATTCTTGCGAGAGCCCTTCTAA
- a CDS encoding MFS transporter has product MPATQQARPTLTDGARNPLRWRALTVLGLFQFILVLDLTVVNVALPRIHDELGFTDAGLAWVVNAYVLTAAGLLLLGGRLADILGQRRIFLLGVIVFAVGSLACGAALSPGMLVGGRFVQGLGEALAAPAALGLIVLLFQDPRERMKALGIWGGLSGLGGVSGSVISGLLTDLADWRFIFLVNLPIALVAIVLVPFIVGKSRAAGAAQGVNFTGAVLGTLGLIGIVFGLLQIPASSWGSPQVLGPLLAGVALVGAMLLVESRSSQPLIPVRFFADRVRAITYAAIVVNSAVFFSYVFLLTLFEQQVLGFTPLQGGLSYLPLGLGIGAGLAISTALMPRAGSGPLLGLGLLGVAAGLLLSSGIDVGSSYAAGILPGMIVLGVSSGVLMPAAANAAFHGIADGDASLASAVQNVMAQVGGALGLAALVALSIGHARTLESAGAAAPVALTGGYALAFQVGAALVAVLGLVSVAVLRRRPAS; this is encoded by the coding sequence ATGCCGGCCACGCAGCAGGCGCGCCCGACGCTGACCGATGGTGCCCGCAATCCACTGCGGTGGCGCGCCCTGACCGTGCTCGGACTGTTCCAGTTCATCCTGGTGCTCGATCTGACGGTCGTGAACGTGGCGCTGCCACGCATCCACGACGAGCTCGGCTTCACGGATGCCGGGCTCGCGTGGGTGGTGAACGCCTACGTGCTGACCGCCGCCGGGCTCCTGCTGCTGGGCGGGCGGTTGGCCGACATCCTCGGCCAGCGCAGGATCTTCCTGCTTGGCGTGATCGTGTTCGCAGTCGGTTCGCTCGCCTGCGGTGCCGCCCTCTCTCCGGGCATGCTCGTCGGTGGCCGCTTCGTTCAGGGACTCGGTGAGGCCCTGGCGGCGCCCGCGGCGCTGGGGCTCATCGTGCTGCTGTTCCAGGATCCCCGCGAACGGATGAAGGCGCTCGGCATCTGGGGTGGACTCAGCGGACTCGGCGGAGTCTCGGGATCGGTCATCTCGGGCCTGCTGACCGACCTCGCCGATTGGCGGTTCATCTTCCTGGTGAACCTGCCCATCGCCCTGGTCGCGATCGTGCTCGTCCCGTTCATTGTGGGGAAGAGCAGGGCTGCAGGCGCCGCACAAGGGGTGAACTTCACCGGCGCCGTTCTCGGAACCCTCGGCCTCATCGGCATCGTCTTCGGCCTACTGCAGATTCCCGCTTCGTCCTGGGGCTCGCCACAGGTGCTCGGCCCGCTACTGGCGGGCGTCGCGTTGGTCGGAGCCATGTTGCTCGTGGAGTCGAGGTCGAGCCAGCCCCTCATCCCGGTGCGCTTCTTCGCCGACCGGGTACGGGCGATCACCTATGCGGCGATCGTGGTGAACTCAGCCGTCTTCTTCTCCTACGTCTTCCTGCTCACCCTGTTCGAGCAGCAGGTGTTGGGCTTCACCCCGCTGCAGGGTGGACTCTCGTACCTGCCGCTCGGCTTGGGCATCGGCGCCGGGCTCGCCATCAGCACGGCCCTGATGCCCCGAGCGGGCTCCGGACCACTGCTCGGACTCGGTCTGCTCGGCGTTGCCGCCGGACTGCTCCTCTCGTCGGGCATCGACGTCGGCAGCTCCTACGCCGCCGGCATTCTGCCCGGGATGATCGTGCTCGGTGTCTCATCCGGAGTTCTCATGCCAGCGGCGGCCAACGCCGCGTTCCACGGGATCGCGGATGGCGACGCGAGTCTCGCGTCCGCTGTGCAGAACGTGATGGCCCAGGTGGGCGGAGCACTCGGTCTCGCCGCGCTCGTGGCGCTCTCGATCGGGCATGCTCGGACGCTCGAGTCCGCCGGCGCGGCGGCACCCGTCGCGCTCACCGGAGGATACGCGCTGGCCTTCCAGGTGGGAGCCGCTCTCGTGGCCGTACTGGGGCTGGTCTCGGTCGCCGTTCTCCGGCGCAGGCCGGCATCATGA
- a CDS encoding PadR family transcriptional regulator: MNGSYRGDGFTGPSGGWGQGGPGQGLWEAMDQLRGMFEQKVAPRMGRGDVRAAVLALLAEKPMHGYQIISEIAERSGGAWKPSAGSVYPTLQLLADEGLISAEESNGRKTYSLTEGGRAEAEASADRPAPWQTSSARDSGTVGALPKAGIELAQAAAQVGRTGTPEQIKQAVEVLEEARRRLYSILAQD, encoded by the coding sequence ATGAACGGTTCGTACAGGGGCGACGGCTTCACCGGTCCCTCGGGCGGGTGGGGGCAAGGGGGCCCCGGACAGGGACTGTGGGAGGCCATGGATCAACTTCGCGGCATGTTCGAGCAGAAGGTCGCGCCGCGCATGGGCCGCGGCGACGTCCGCGCGGCAGTGCTCGCGCTCCTCGCCGAGAAGCCGATGCACGGCTACCAGATCATCAGCGAGATCGCCGAGCGCAGCGGCGGTGCATGGAAGCCGAGCGCGGGCTCGGTGTATCCGACGCTGCAGCTGCTCGCCGACGAGGGGCTCATCAGCGCAGAGGAGTCGAATGGCCGCAAGACCTACTCGCTGACGGAAGGGGGACGGGCCGAGGCCGAGGCATCCGCTGATCGTCCCGCGCCGTGGCAGACCTCGAGCGCGCGCGACTCCGGCACGGTCGGGGCGCTCCCGAAGGCCGGCATCGAGCTCGCACAGGCAGCGGCGCAGGTCGGGCGCACGGGCACACCCGAGCAGATCAAACAGGCGGTCGAGGTGCTCGAAGAGGCACGTCGTCGTCTCTACTCGATCCTCGCGCAGGACTGA
- a CDS encoding putative quinol monooxygenase — MLIIAGYLELDPNRRDDYVAAHTDLIARARQADGCLDLAISADSVHETRVNLFERWKSEEALEAWRATSNPPQLDVQFVGGDVMKYTIDHVSPAFD; from the coding sequence ATGTTGATCATCGCGGGATACCTGGAGCTCGACCCGAACCGCCGCGACGACTACGTCGCGGCTCACACCGACCTGATCGCGCGAGCTCGTCAGGCAGACGGATGCCTCGACCTCGCCATCTCCGCGGACTCGGTGCACGAGACGCGCGTGAACCTGTTCGAACGATGGAAGTCCGAGGAGGCGCTCGAGGCGTGGCGCGCCACCTCGAACCCACCGCAGCTCGATGTGCAGTTCGTGGGCGGCGACGTCATGAAGTACACCATCGACCACGTCTCGCCGGCGTTCGACTGA
- a CDS encoding ABC1 kinase family protein: MPSARRRPDDSTPDVGNTRARYRRILRFAARHIVQTWWFELVLPRFGLAKVAARGRAARLTRIAQRFHVLAVDLGGLMIKVGQYLSSRLDVLPPEITHELAGLQDEVPPVPFDAIRRLAEAELGVPLERAYAWFDPTPLAAASLGQAHRAKLSPIDAADMGYDEAVVKVQRPGIETIVDVDLAALRRVAGWLSRVRFVSSRVDLPSLVEEFAVTSLQEIDYLQEAGNAERFAASFADDSRVAAPEVVWERTTRRVLTLADVTAIKINDRAALVAAGIDAKAVAKQFATVMFDQLFRDGYFHADPHPGNIFITPVERVTDAASPASRVTDAAAPAASPDWRLTFIDFGMMGEVPDSLRRGLQQVILAVAARDGKRLVDSIRGVGILLPSADTEELERAMAELFARFGGMGLAELQRVDQRELRSFAIEFGEVMRALPFQLPENFLLVIRSMSLTSGLCSSLDPEFNMWDAVEPYAAQLLRDERGNIVQALGQEALSFAGTVARLPQRLDALADRIEEGRLVANSPRLEQRVARLERTTRRIVSAVLFVGLFIGGILLRLDEPVWSMALMVASVVPLLHAVLAGVFGRRGPG; this comes from the coding sequence GTGCCCTCGGCACGTCGGCGTCCGGATGACTCGACGCCCGATGTCGGCAACACGCGCGCCCGCTACCGGCGCATCTTGCGGTTCGCCGCGCGACACATCGTGCAGACCTGGTGGTTCGAGCTCGTGCTGCCTCGCTTCGGCCTGGCGAAGGTTGCGGCGCGCGGGCGAGCAGCGCGGCTGACCCGCATCGCCCAGCGCTTCCACGTGCTCGCGGTCGACCTCGGCGGCCTCATGATCAAGGTCGGCCAATACCTCTCGTCGCGACTCGACGTGCTGCCGCCCGAGATCACGCACGAGCTCGCGGGGCTCCAAGATGAAGTGCCGCCCGTGCCGTTCGACGCGATCCGACGCCTCGCCGAAGCCGAGCTGGGTGTACCGCTCGAGCGCGCGTACGCGTGGTTCGACCCGACACCGCTGGCCGCGGCATCCCTCGGTCAAGCGCATCGCGCCAAGCTCTCGCCGATCGATGCCGCCGACATGGGATACGACGAGGCCGTCGTCAAGGTGCAGCGGCCGGGCATCGAGACGATCGTCGACGTCGACCTGGCGGCGCTGCGCCGGGTCGCCGGATGGCTCAGCCGCGTGAGATTCGTCTCGAGCCGCGTCGACCTCCCCTCGCTCGTCGAGGAGTTCGCCGTCACGAGCCTCCAAGAGATCGACTACCTGCAGGAAGCGGGCAACGCCGAGCGGTTCGCGGCGAGCTTCGCCGACGACTCGCGGGTCGCCGCGCCCGAAGTCGTCTGGGAGCGCACGACGCGCCGCGTGCTGACGCTCGCCGACGTGACGGCGATCAAGATCAACGACCGCGCGGCCCTGGTCGCGGCGGGCATCGACGCGAAGGCGGTCGCGAAGCAGTTCGCGACCGTCATGTTCGACCAGCTCTTCCGCGACGGCTACTTCCACGCCGACCCGCACCCCGGCAACATCTTCATCACGCCAGTCGAGCGGGTGACGGATGCCGCGTCGCCGGCTTCGAGGGTAACGGATGCCGCGGCGCCGGCCGCTTCCCCCGACTGGCGGCTCACCTTCATCGATTTCGGCATGATGGGCGAAGTGCCCGACTCGCTGCGGCGCGGACTGCAGCAGGTCATCCTCGCGGTCGCCGCGCGTGACGGGAAGCGGCTGGTCGACAGCATCCGTGGTGTCGGCATTCTGCTGCCGTCGGCCGACACGGAAGAACTCGAGCGAGCGATGGCCGAGCTGTTCGCGCGCTTCGGCGGAATGGGCCTCGCCGAGCTGCAGCGGGTCGACCAGCGCGAGCTGCGCAGCTTCGCGATCGAGTTCGGCGAGGTGATGCGGGCGCTGCCGTTCCAACTGCCCGAGAACTTCCTGCTCGTCATCCGTTCGATGTCGCTGACGTCGGGCCTGTGCAGCTCGCTCGACCCCGAGTTCAACATGTGGGACGCCGTCGAGCCGTATGCCGCGCAGCTCCTGCGCGACGAGCGCGGCAACATCGTGCAGGCGCTCGGGCAGGAGGCGCTGTCGTTCGCCGGCACGGTCGCGCGGCTGCCGCAGCGCCTCGATGCGCTGGCGGACCGCATCGAGGAGGGGCGCCTCGTCGCGAACTCGCCGCGGCTCGAGCAGCGGGTGGCGCGGCTCGAGCGCACGACCCGGCGGATCGTCTCGGCGGTGCTGTTCGTCGGCCTGTTCATCGGCGGCATCCTGCTTCGCCTCGACGAGCCGGTGTGGAGCATGGCGCTCATGGTGGCATCGGTGGTGCCGCTGCTGCATGCCGTGCTCGCGGGGGTGTTCGGCCGGCGCGGGCCGGGCTGA
- a CDS encoding nuclear transport factor 2 family protein: MNDREEFLTWVHTSLAEAERAQFDGDDGPRRAIWSSQEPVSVLGAWRNATNRGELVEAFEVLASSFSACTGYSFELISFDLLGDMAYTVGYERVSASMDGKPRSFTLRATQVYRREDGKWRVVHRHADAISSK, translated from the coding sequence ATGAACGATCGCGAGGAGTTCCTGACCTGGGTTCACACGTCGCTCGCGGAGGCCGAACGAGCCCAGTTCGATGGGGACGACGGCCCGAGACGGGCGATCTGGTCGAGCCAGGAGCCCGTAAGCGTGCTCGGCGCCTGGCGCAACGCGACGAACCGCGGCGAGCTCGTGGAGGCGTTCGAGGTGCTCGCGTCGAGCTTCTCGGCCTGCACCGGCTACTCGTTCGAGCTGATCTCGTTCGACCTGCTCGGCGACATGGCGTACACCGTGGGCTACGAGCGCGTCTCGGCGTCGATGGACGGCAAGCCGCGGAGCTTCACGCTGCGCGCCACCCAGGTCTACCGCCGCGAGGACGGCAAGTGGCGGGTCGTCCACCGGCACGCCGACGCGATCTCGTCGAAATGA
- a CDS encoding DUF6941 family protein, which translates to MTSARVRMFELCDTASDRGGLISVLGAGIDLISRDQYPNDLGAMIAISVEIDAYQVGEKVALRLSIQKQNGDPIAEDYINELAAVPSAELEEHFRDPGAAVFVHVVGVQRMQIPEPGRYVMKLSVDDVPVGSLQFLAQ; encoded by the coding sequence ATGACATCAGCCCGCGTTCGAATGTTTGAACTATGTGACACCGCCTCTGATCGTGGAGGTCTCATCAGTGTGCTCGGGGCCGGGATCGATTTGATCAGCCGCGATCAGTATCCGAACGACCTCGGAGCCATGATCGCTATCTCGGTCGAAATCGATGCGTACCAAGTTGGCGAGAAGGTGGCATTGAGGTTGTCGATCCAAAAGCAGAACGGCGATCCGATCGCTGAGGACTACATCAACGAGTTGGCGGCCGTACCGTCCGCTGAACTCGAGGAGCATTTTAGGGATCCCGGGGCCGCAGTTTTCGTACACGTCGTTGGTGTGCAACGGATGCAGATCCCCGAGCCTGGGCGCTATGTGATGAAGCTATCTGTCGACGATGTCCCGGTCGGCTCACTGCAATTCCTAGCGCAATAG
- a CDS encoding TetR family transcriptional regulator codes for MASTKRQPLTRAGIELVALDLVNEVGLDALSMRRLADRLGVQSPALYWHFRNKQELLEGMAERIYLAGGMGAPSDGEAWQDWIMRRSIAYRAALNSCRDGARIAAEASGGSPTLIGLFDEEIRSMVGFGFTPALALHTISVITHYISGFALKEQAPGNQATPVGGAPLDISDTLKTAFAEGGGPLSTEVFEHGIRMIVAGVSSELGSIRPA; via the coding sequence GTGGCATCCACGAAGCGCCAGCCCCTGACGCGAGCGGGAATCGAACTGGTCGCCCTCGACCTCGTCAACGAGGTGGGGCTCGACGCATTGAGCATGCGCCGCCTCGCCGACAGGCTCGGCGTGCAGTCGCCCGCCCTGTACTGGCACTTCCGCAACAAGCAGGAGCTGCTCGAGGGCATGGCCGAACGCATCTACCTCGCGGGTGGCATGGGTGCACCGTCAGACGGGGAGGCGTGGCAGGACTGGATCATGCGCCGCTCGATCGCCTACCGAGCCGCACTCAACTCCTGCCGCGATGGCGCGCGCATCGCCGCCGAGGCCAGCGGTGGCAGCCCCACCCTCATCGGCCTCTTCGACGAGGAGATCAGGTCAATGGTGGGCTTCGGCTTCACGCCGGCGCTCGCGCTGCACACCATCTCGGTGATCACCCACTACATCTCCGGTTTTGCACTGAAGGAGCAGGCGCCCGGGAACCAGGCAACCCCGGTCGGCGGTGCTCCGCTCGACATCTCCGACACACTGAAGACGGCCTTCGCCGAGGGAGGCGGACCACTCAGCACCGAGGTGTTCGAACACGGGATCCGGATGATCGTCGCGGGCGTCAGCAGCGAGCTGGGCTCGATTCGACCGGCGTGA
- a CDS encoding ATP-dependent Clp protease ATP-binding subunit: MPEDFTPQSGDETNSFDEFLSRYLEGERSRAARSIDLSRFLTARTQGILQRAGRFALERGQTELDALHILRVIVEDESVKQAIARIGVAPERLITATEARLPAASDVADINAATITPSASRALFHAYQVARSSGSTYIDPEHLFFALVLGQDAPAGQVLARAGVTAEALTEGLRETVGDDEEFGQAQSPDGGPEASDTPMLDKFGTDLTALAENGELDPVIGRVDEIEQTIEILSRRTKNNPVLVGEAGVGKTAIVEGLARAIVEENVPEALLGKRVVSLDLPAMLAGTRYRGDFEERLTKTIDEIAEHKGEFIVFIDEVHTVVGAGGAGDGGMDAGNILKPRLARGELHLVGATTLKEYRTVEKDPALERRFQPVRVGEPSIEDAVLILHGLKPAYEEHHGIEYTDAALRAAVELSARYLTDRVLPDKAIDLIDQAGARLRLRLGVKTDVPALMARLGELEADKNAAVRAEHYEEASRIRDEIAKVQAKLDEATAAGRVATKSRIETSGEGGFDKLNHQAVIDEAEIAAVVSRATGIPVNRLTESERERLGDLEAELHGRVIGQHDAVTAVAKAVRRNRTGMGDARRPVGSFLFLGPTGVGKTELAKALASNLFDDEASVIRFDMSEFGERHTVSRLVGAPPGYVGYDEAGQLTERVRRNPYSIVLFDEIEKAHPDVFNLLLQVLDDGRLTDGQGRTVDFRNAVIVMTSNVGSEFLASRSGALGFVAGADASGFASEKDLRDRVMGKLREAMRPEFLNRIDEIVLFRKLDQPQLEQIVRLMLGASAARLASREVAFEVTDAAVALLAERGYEPEYGARPLRRVIQREIDDRIADLFVSGAVGDGEGVRVDAADGEFIVASVPNATVTVPQAA; encoded by the coding sequence GTGCCCGAAGACTTCACACCCCAGAGCGGCGACGAAACCAACTCGTTCGACGAGTTTCTGAGCCGCTACCTCGAGGGCGAACGGTCGCGCGCAGCGCGGTCGATTGACCTGAGCCGCTTCTTGACTGCACGCACGCAGGGCATCCTGCAGCGCGCCGGCAGGTTCGCGCTCGAGCGCGGCCAGACCGAGCTCGACGCGCTGCACATCCTGCGCGTGATCGTTGAGGACGAGAGCGTCAAGCAGGCGATCGCCCGCATCGGCGTCGCCCCCGAGCGGCTCATCACGGCGACCGAGGCGCGGCTGCCTGCGGCATCCGACGTGGCCGACATCAACGCGGCCACGATCACGCCGAGCGCGAGCCGCGCGCTGTTTCACGCCTACCAGGTCGCGCGTTCGAGCGGTTCGACCTACATCGACCCTGAGCACCTCTTCTTTGCGCTCGTTCTGGGGCAGGATGCCCCGGCCGGCCAGGTGCTCGCGCGCGCCGGCGTCACCGCCGAGGCGTTGACGGAGGGCCTGCGCGAGACCGTGGGTGACGACGAGGAGTTCGGACAGGCTCAGTCCCCAGATGGTGGGCCCGAGGCATCCGACACCCCGATGCTCGACAAGTTCGGCACCGACCTCACGGCCCTCGCCGAGAATGGCGAGCTCGACCCCGTGATCGGGCGCGTCGACGAGATCGAGCAGACCATCGAGATCCTCAGCCGCCGCACCAAGAACAACCCGGTGCTCGTCGGCGAGGCCGGCGTCGGCAAGACCGCGATCGTCGAGGGCCTCGCCCGCGCGATCGTCGAGGAGAACGTGCCCGAGGCGCTGCTCGGCAAGCGCGTCGTGTCGCTCGACCTGCCCGCGATGCTCGCGGGCACCCGCTACCGCGGCGACTTCGAGGAGCGCCTCACGAAGACCATCGACGAGATCGCCGAGCACAAGGGCGAGTTCATCGTGTTCATCGACGAGGTGCACACCGTGGTCGGCGCCGGCGGTGCCGGTGACGGCGGCATGGACGCGGGCAACATCCTGAAGCCGCGCCTCGCGCGCGGTGAGCTGCACCTTGTGGGTGCGACCACGCTCAAGGAGTACCGCACCGTCGAGAAGGACCCCGCGCTCGAGCGCCGGTTCCAGCCGGTTCGCGTGGGGGAGCCCTCGATCGAAGACGCCGTGCTGATCCTGCACGGACTCAAGCCCGCCTACGAAGAGCACCACGGCATCGAGTACACGGATGCCGCGTTGCGGGCCGCCGTCGAACTCAGCGCGCGCTACCTCACCGACCGGGTCTTGCCCGACAAGGCCATCGACCTCATCGACCAGGCCGGGGCGCGGCTGCGCCTGCGGCTCGGTGTGAAGACGGATGTCCCTGCCCTCATGGCGCGACTCGGCGAGCTCGAGGCCGACAAGAACGCGGCCGTGCGCGCCGAGCACTACGAGGAGGCGTCTCGGATTCGGGACGAGATCGCGAAGGTGCAGGCGAAGCTCGATGAGGCGACGGCCGCCGGTCGAGTAGCGACGAAGTCGCGTATCGAGACCAGCGGCGAGGGTGGTTTCGACAAGCTCAACCACCAGGCTGTGATCGACGAGGCCGAGATCGCCGCGGTGGTCTCGCGGGCCACCGGCATTCCGGTGAACCGCCTCACCGAGAGCGAGCGCGAGCGCCTCGGCGACCTCGAGGCTGAGCTGCACGGACGCGTAATCGGCCAACACGACGCGGTCACCGCGGTCGCCAAGGCCGTGCGCCGCAACCGCACCGGCATGGGCGACGCGCGTCGCCCGGTGGGCAGCTTCCTGTTCCTCGGGCCGACGGGTGTCGGCAAGACCGAGCTGGCGAAGGCGCTCGCGTCGAACCTGTTCGACGACGAGGCATCCGTGATCCGCTTCGACATGAGCGAGTTCGGCGAGCGGCACACCGTGTCGCGACTCGTCGGCGCCCCTCCCGGATACGTCGGCTACGACGAGGCCGGCCAGCTCACCGAGCGTGTGCGGCGCAACCCGTACTCGATCGTGCTGTTCGACGAGATCGAGAAGGCGCACCCCGACGTGTTCAACCTGCTGCTGCAGGTGCTCGACGACGGGCGCCTCACCGATGGCCAGGGTCGCACGGTCGACTTCCGCAACGCGGTGATCGTGATGACCTCGAACGTCGGCTCGGAGTTCCTGGCGTCGCGGTCGGGTGCGCTCGGCTTCGTCGCCGGGGCGGATGCCTCGGGCTTCGCCTCGGAGAAGGACCTGCGCGACCGCGTCATGGGCAAGCTGCGCGAGGCCATGCGGCCCGAGTTCCTGAACCGCATCGACGAGATCGTGCTGTTCCGCAAGCTCGACCAGCCGCAGCTCGAGCAGATCGTGCGGCTCATGCTCGGTGCGTCGGCCGCGCGGCTCGCGTCGCGCGAGGTTGCCTTCGAGGTGACGGATGCCGCGGTGGCGCTCCTCGCGGAGCGCGGCTACGAGCCCGAATACGGCGCACGTCCGCTGCGCCGCGTCATCCAGCGCGAGATCGACGACCGCATCGCCGACCTCTTCGTGAGCGGCGCTGTCGGTGACGGCGAGGGCGTGCGCGTGGATGCCGCCGACGGCGAGTTCATCGTGGCATCCGTGCCGAACGCCACGGTGACGGTGCCGCAGGCGGCCTGA